A part of Marinobacter psychrophilus genomic DNA contains:
- the ylqF gene encoding ribosome biogenesis GTPase YlqF encodes MAINWFPGHMHKARKEIKEVMPQMDLIIEVVDARIPFSSENPLVPALRGDTPLIKVLNKRDLADPDVTGQWQSWLERERGVKTITLTHNQRSEALDILNLAEQLTPNHDRQKSALRVMILGIPNVGKSTLINTLAGRPAAKTGNEPAVTRAQQAIKLPNNILLYDTPGFLWPKLSPAACGYRLAVTGAIRSAVLDFEDVALFTAEYLLAHYPEFLTSRYGLDPLPVDGLAAMDAIAAKRRFFGRGGIPDLHKVSEVLLNEFRAGKLGRISLETPRLIQHETEIALAEAEVQALLDAEKAIADGKKKAKTRRNRKR; translated from the coding sequence ATGGCGATTAACTGGTTTCCCGGGCACATGCACAAAGCCCGCAAGGAGATCAAAGAAGTCATGCCGCAGATGGACCTGATTATCGAGGTGGTGGACGCTCGCATTCCCTTTAGCAGCGAAAACCCTCTGGTGCCTGCACTGCGCGGTGATACACCGTTGATTAAAGTGCTTAACAAGCGCGACCTGGCCGACCCCGATGTGACGGGGCAGTGGCAAAGCTGGCTAGAACGGGAGCGCGGTGTAAAAACCATCACTCTGACCCACAATCAGCGGAGCGAAGCGCTGGACATTCTTAACCTGGCTGAACAGCTCACACCGAATCACGATCGCCAGAAAAGCGCGCTACGGGTTATGATTCTGGGCATCCCTAACGTCGGAAAATCTACCCTGATCAATACCCTGGCCGGACGACCTGCCGCAAAAACCGGTAACGAGCCGGCAGTCACCCGAGCTCAGCAAGCAATTAAATTGCCAAATAACATTTTGCTGTACGATACCCCCGGTTTCTTGTGGCCCAAGCTTTCACCGGCGGCCTGTGGTTATCGCCTGGCGGTTACCGGCGCTATTCGCAGCGCTGTACTGGATTTTGAAGACGTTGCGCTGTTTACCGCCGAGTATTTGCTGGCTCATTACCCGGAATTCCTGACCAGCCGCTACGGACTGGACCCGCTGCCGGTTGACGGCTTGGCCGCAATGGACGCCATTGCGGCCAAGCGCCGGTTTTTTGGGCGCGGCGGCATACCGGATTTACACAAAGTGTCGGAGGTGTTGCTGAACGAATTCCGCGCCGGCAAGCTGGGGCGCATTTCTCTGGAAACACCGCGCCTGATCCAGCACGAAACCGAAATTGCTCTGGCTGAAGCCGAAGTTCAAGCTCTACTGGATGCAGAAAAAGCAATCGCAGACGGCAAAAAGAAAGCAAAAACCCGACGTAACCGCAAACGTTAG